The nucleotide sequence CTTCGTGCTGGCGCTGTTCGCGACCTGCACGCTGATCTATTTCACCCACCACATGGCCCAGCTGTTCGCTGCGCCGGAGGTACTGGAGACGGTGGGGGTGGAATTCGACCAGGCCATCGACCGCATGTATCCCGACCACGCAGGCGATGACGGCATGTCGGCGCCCGAACTCGGCCATGGCACGCAGGATCTGCTCGCGCACGACGGCGGGTATGTGCAGGCGATCGGGATCGAGGCGCTGCTCGAGATCGCGCAGCGCCACGACATCGTGATCGAATCGCGCGTGAGCTACGGCGATTACGTGTTGCCCGGCGGCGTGCTGGCCCGCCTGCACGGTGCCGGGCTCGACCAGGATACGGCCGGTCATGCCGCCCGCGAATACATCCTCGGGCGCAGCCGCATGACCGATCACGATCTGTTGTTCGCGCTGAACCAGATGGCCGAGATCGGGGTGCGGGCGCTGTCACCGGCGCTCAACAATCCGTTCACGGCACTGGACTGTGTTAATCGCATCGGCCGGTCGCTGGCGGTATTGATTGCGCGGCCCATGCCCACCGAGGTGGTGACCGATCCGGGCGGCGAGATGCGGCTGATCATTCGCGTGCCGAATTTTCACGACCTGCTCGATGCGGCGTTCATGCCCATTCGCAACTATGGCCGGACCAGCGTGATCACCATGCGGGAAATGCTCCGCGTGATCGAGAAGCTGGCGCCGTTGACCCGGCGCGATCTCGAACGCCGGGCGCTGGCGAGGCACGCCGAGACGATTCTCGAAGCCGCGGGGCACGGTTTGTCCGAAAGCAGCGACCTCGAGCGGATTCGGTGTTGTTTCTTCGATACCCGACGGGCGCTGGCGCGGGTCGGCACCATCGTGCCGTCGGAGCCTGCGGACGATTGACCCGCCGCACAGCCCGCGAAACGGCCGAGGTGGCGCGCCCCGATTGTCTGCGCCACGGCCGGTCGCGATAGCCCGGCGTGTCCGGCACGCGATCGTGCGCAGCGCCCACGTCGAACGGGGCAGGCGGGCGCCAATGCCGGCCACATCGGCGCGATTCGGGGCGGTATCTCGGTCGTGCGCGATTGTTTGATGACCCACGGGACGGCATCATGGAGCGCTGGAGTCTGGGGTCCCGGCGCTCGCATGTTTCGCCATGACGGCCTCAGGCGTGATCTCCACGGATAAATCGCCACAAGGTAGAACGCCCATGGATCCATACCGAGCGCTGTGTTCGAGAGCCGGCCTCATGCCGGCCTTTCTCGCTTGCGCCCTGATTTGTCTGTTCGCCCTCGCGCCGCTGGTTCAGGCCGATGCCGCTGCACCGCAGAGCCAGAATGCCGCTAAGAGTGACTCGGGTCAGTCGGTGTCGCTGAACCAGCTGGCCAATCTGCTGGAGAACGACAAGACGCGCAAGCAGCTGATCCATGAGCTGAGACAGGCCGCCAAGGCCGAGTCGGGTGCCAAGGGCAGCGCGTCCGGGCCAGCCGCCACGGGTCGGAAACAGCCGGTATCGAAGCAGAGCGCCTCGTTCGCCCGTCGCTTCGCACAGATCACTTCGTCCTGGTCGGAGGCCATCAGCGCCCATATCGTCGGCGCCTGGCACACGGTGGTGGCGCTGGCGCACAAGGGCAATGGCAAGCACAGTGCAGGCGTGTTCAATGCGAGCGTCTTCTTCGGCGCGTTGCTGATATTCGCCGAGGTGGTTGCGGCCACCATCGTGGCGTTCCTGGTGCTACGCCTGGTGGCCACGGTGCTGTTTTCCGGGATCAGTCGCTTTGCCACTGCCGGGGCGAAAGGTCGCGGGCTCTTCCGCCGGGCGGCGGGCGTCCTGGTCGGCATCGCCGTTGATACGGCTGTCGTGCTGGCTGCTGGCAGCGCCGGCTATTTTGTCGGGCTGTACGCCGTCGGCGACCATGGCAGCATGGGCACGCGGGAATCGCTGTTCATCAACGCCTTCGTGCTGGTGGAGTTGATCAAGGTCGCGATTCGGGCATTGTTCGCCGAACGTTACGATAGCCTGCGACTGATCCAGGTCGACGCCGATGTGGCCCGCTGGTGGAGCCTGCGACTGCGCTGGTTCGTCGGCGTGGTCGGTTACGGACTGCTGGTGGCCGTGCCTATTGTCAATGCCCAGCTGTCGCTGTTCATGGGGGCGGTGTTGACTTTTCTCATCATGGGGGCGGCCTATGTGTATGCGCTCAAGGTCATCTTCGCCAATCGCCGTGTGCTTACCGAACGCCTGATTCACAAGGCAGAGACCGCGTCCATCGGTTTTTTCGCGGTGCTTTACCGACTGTTCGCCCGGCTATGGGTCCTGATCGCAGTCGTGTATTTTTCCGTGCTGTTCTTTGCCAGCCAGGCCGATCCGGCGGGCGCATTACCGTTCATGCTCTCGGCCACCGCGCAGAGCCTGGTCGCCGCCGGGATCGGCATTGGCCTGTCGGGGCTTTTATCCCGCGCCATCGGCCATCGCATTACCTTCCCCGAGTCGCTGCATGACAAGTTGCCGTTGCTGGAGGCGCGGGTGAACTCCTACGTGCCGGCCGCGCTCAAGGCCGTCCGGGTTGTCATTCTCTTGATCTTCGCGGCGGTGGTCGCGAATGCCTGGCACGTGTTCGACCTCAATACCTGGCTGACCTCCAGTGCCGGCCTGACGACGATTTCGGTGACATTGAAGGTGGCCGTGATACTGGTCGCGGCGGCCCTGTTCTGGCTCGTTGCCGCCAGCGTGATCGAGCATCGTCTGAGTCCGAACACCGGGGGCGGGGCGCCGAGCGCGCGCCAGCAGACCCTGCTGGTGCTGTTCCGCAATGCACTGGCGGTACTGATCGCGACCTTTACCATCATGATCACCCTGTCGCAGATCGGTGTGAACATCGGCCCGTTGATCGCCGGTGCCGGGGTGTTCGGTCTGGCCATCGGCTTCGGTGCGCAGAAGCTGGTACAGGACATCATCACCGGCGTATTCATCCAGTTGGAAAACGCCATGAACACGGGCGACGTGGTGAGCGTAGGCGGCGTCACCGGGACGGCCGAACGCCTGACCATCCGCTCGGTGTCGATTCGGGACATCGACGGCGCCTACCACATCGTGCCGTTCTCCTCGGCGAGCGTGGTGTCGAACTTCATGCGCGACTGGGCGTATTTCCGTACCGAGTACGGCATCGCCTATCGCGAGGATATCGACAACGCGATCTACTACCTGCGCGAGGCGTTCGAGGATCTCAAGTCCGACCCGGACGTGGGGCCGAATATCCTCGAGGACATGACTGTACCGGGAGTGACCGCATTGGCCGACAGTGCGGTCAACATCCGTATCATGATCAAGACCACGCCCGGCACGCAGTGGGGCGTGGGCCGCGCGTTCAACCGCCTGGTCAAGATCCACTTCGACCGGGCCGGGATCGAGATCCCGTTCCCGCATCAGACGCTCTGGTTCGGCGAGGATCGCCAGGGGCAGGCGCCGGCGGCGAATGTGCGGGTATTGGAAGCCGATGCCGATGTCGATGCCGACGACCCGAACTACCGGCCCAAGCGGCGGCGGCGCGGCGACGACGCGGCTCCGGAGGAAACCGGCGACGCGCCGTCCTGATCCGGGCGCAGTTGTCGTTGTCCTGCCAAACCCGCGGCCGGTTGCCGGTCGCGGGTTTTTCGCGTCCGGCGGTCGCGATGTGGCGCGCGGGCCGGGGTTGGTCAAGGACTGATCAGTCTGCTGCAATGCGCGTGGAGACGGCGATTGCGGCGTTTACCACAGAGTTATACACAGGCTTGTACAGCGCGTCTGTGAAAAAGTGCGCCGGCTCAGCGCCTAGCACCGGGGCTGACAAGTTCCTGCAACAAGCCGCGTCGGTCGCGGTCGCCGGCAGCGGTGTGGGGCGCGGCCAGTGGTCGCGCCCGGGACGATAGCGATCTGGTCAGAATTTGATCAAACTGTTCGCAGCCCCCGTGTTGTGGGCGTTTCAAGCGTTTGTAACCGAGCTGTCCACAGGCTTGTTCAGGCTCGGTGTGCAAAACCCGGGGGGTCGCGCGGGCGGGGTGCGATGGCTTATTTTGCCGCGCGCCGATTGCTGCCTAAGCGCTGGTCATAAAATGTTCATTCTGCTCCGGCCTTCGTTACACGGTGGCTGGGATGCTTCTCCCCGATGTTATCCACAGGCTTATCCCCGAGCGATGTTGAAAACCCGGGCGCGGGCAGATCGCGGCGCAAAAGAATCGTCATGGCTGCGTGTTAGCATAGTCGGTTTTCCAGGGCCATAGGCACGGTAGGCAGACATGACAGCATCGGGCGAGCGGAAACTCCTCTGGATCGACGGCGCATACGTCGAAGCCGAATCGGGCGAATTCTTCGAAACGGTGAATCCCGCGACCGGCGAGTCGCTGGCGCAGGTGGCGAAGGCCGGCACGGCGGATATCGATGCGGCCGTGGCCGCGGCACGCGCCGCACTCGGCCCCTGGAAGGCCCTAAATGGTGTCGAGCGCGGGCGGATTCTGCATCGGTTGTCGGTATTGCTGCGCGAGCACCGCGACGAACTGGCGCGACTGGAGATGCTGGATGGCGGCAAGCCGATCGCCGAGACGCCGGAAGCCGACGTTGATTCGGGCGCGGATTGCCTCGAATACTTCGCCGGCCAGGCCAGCTCGATACAGGGCGAGTACCAGGAAGTCGACGGCGGTTTCTTCTACACACGGCCGGAGCCGCTGGGTGTGGTCGGGGCTATCGGCGCCTGGAACTACCCGCTGCAGATCGCCTGCTGGAAGTCGGCGCCGGCGCTGGCGGCGGGCAACACGCTGGTGTTCAAGCCCTCCGAACTGACGCCGCTCTCGGCGTTGCGTCTGGGCGAGCTGGCCAAGGAGGCGGGGCTGCCGGACGGCGTGCTGAACATCGTGCCGGGCTTCGGCGATGCCGGGCAGGCGATGTCCAACCACCGCGGCATCGACAAGATCTCGCTCACCGGCGGGGCGGATACCGGCAAGAAAGTCATGGCCGACGCGGCCGGTTCGCTCAAGACCGTGTCGCTGGAACTCGGCGGCAAGTCGCCGCTGGTGATCTTCGACGACGCCGATCTCGACAATGCCGTGTCCGGGGCACTGTTGGCCAACTTCTTCACCCAGGGCGAGATCTGCACCAATGGCACGCGTGTGTTCGTGCACGAATCGGTGCGCGAGGCGTTCCTCGACAAGCTCGTCGCCCGGGTTGAAAAACTCAGAATCGGCAATCCGGCCGATGCCGATACGGATGTCGGCCCGATGATCAGCCCGGAACATGGCCGGATCGTGCTCGACTATATCGAGGCCGGCAAGGCCGGCGGCGCGAAGCTGGTGATCGGCGGCGAACAGGTGGCGGTGGACGGCTGCGAATACGGCGTGTTCATCCAGCCGACCGTGTTCGACGCTTGCAGCGACGACATGAAGATCGTCACCGAAGAGATCTTCGGTCCGGTGATGTCCGTGCTGTCGTTTACCGACGAGGCCGAGGTAATCGAGCGCGCGAACCACACCGAGTTCGGTCTGGCGGCCGGGCTGTTCACACGCGATCTGGAGCGCGCCCACCGGGTGATCGGCGAACTGGAAGCCGGTATCTGCTGGATCAACCACTACAACATCACGCCGATCGAGATGCCGTTCGGCGGCATCAAGGGTTCGGGCATCGGCAAGGAAAACAGCCGGCGCGCGCTCGAGCACTACACGCGGATCAAGAGCGTGTTCGTCGCCCGCGGCGCGGTGGAAGCGCCGTACTAACGCGTTGGGTTGTGCCGGCGCCTGATCCGGCCACGGCCCCGCGATCGCGCGGGGTCGTTGACGACGATCCGCCCCGGCCAGGGCTGCGACGACGACGAGGCGATCTGATGCGAATCATCGATACGCTCGATTCAAACGAGGTTTCTAGCGCATGAGCAACCCGAAGAAGCAATACGATTACGTAATCGTAGGTGCCGGCTCGGCCGGTGCCGTGATGGCCCACCGGCTGTCCGAGGACAAGAATGTGTCGGTGCTGCTGGTCGAGGCCGGCCCGATGGATCGCTCCATCTACATCCACATGCCGTCGGCGTTCGCCTATCCCATGAACGGCGATACCTACAGCTGGAATTATCACACCGAAGCCGATCCCCACATGGACAACCGCGTCATGCATTGCCCGCGCGGGCGGGTGCTGGGCGGGTCGTCCTCGATCAACGGCATGGCGTATGTTCGCGGCAACGCGCTCGACTTCGAGGGCTGGGCCAACGATTTCGGCCTGGAGGACTGGCGCTACAAGGATGTGCTCGGCTACTTCCGCAAGGCCGAGGATTTCGATCAGGGCGAAAACGACTATCATGGCGCCGGCGGCCCACTGCATGTGACCACCGGCCCGGGCCGCAACCCGCTGTATCACGCCTTCATCGAGTCGGGCATGGCAGCGGGTTATCCATACACCGCAGACATGAACGGCTTCCAGCAGGAAGGCGTGGGCCCGATGTTCATGACCACCAAGGACGGCGTGCGCTGGTCCACTGCCAACGCCTATCTGCGCGGCGGCGTGATGCGGCGTTCGAACCTGACGGTGATGACGCGGACCTACACCCGCAGGATCCTGATGGACGGCAAGAAGGCCGTCGGCATCGAGATCGATCATCTCGGCACGCGCTCCAGGGTCGAGGCCGAGCGCGAAGTGCTGTTGTGCGCCGGCGCGATCAATTCGCCGCAGATCCTCATGCTCTCGGGCATCGGGCCGGTGGATCAGTTGCGGGCGCACGGCATCACGCCGGTGCACGAGAATCCGAACGTCGGCCAGAATCTGCAGGATCATCTGGAAGTCTACGTTCAGTACGAGTGCAAGGAACCGATCACGCTGTATTCGGCGCAGAGCCCGGCGGCCATGGGCAAGATCGGCGCCCAGTGGCTGCTCACGCGCAAGGGCCTGGGCGCGACCAACCATTTCGAATCGGGCGGCTTCATCCGCAGCGAGCCGGGCGTCGAGTACCCGAACATCCAGTATCACTTCCTGCCGATGGCCGTGTCCTACGACGGCAGCGCCAAGGCGACCAGCCATGGCTTCCAGGCCCACGTCGGGCCGATGCGGCCGGAGTCGCGCGGCGAGGTCACGCTGGCCTCGTCGTTCTACAAGGCCGCGCCCAAAATTCTGTTCAACTACATGGCCACCGAGCGCGATCGGCGTGAAATGCGCGACTCGATCCGTCTGACCCGCGAGATCATCGAGCAGAAGCCGTTCGATCGTTATCGCGGCAAGGAGTTCGGACCGGGCCCCGAGGTCCAGTCCGACGATGAGATCGATGCCTGGGTGCGCCGGATGGGCGAGTCCGCCTACCATCCGTCGGGGACCTGTGCCATGGGCCATCACGACGAAGCCGTGGTCGACGGCGAGGGCCGGGTGCATGGCGTGGAATCGCTACGCGTGGTCGATGCCTCGATCATGCCGCGCATCACCACCGGCAATCTCAATGCGCCGACCATCATGATCGCCGAGAAGATCGCCGATGCGGTGCGCGGCCGTACGCCGATCGTCGAGGACAAGGCCTGGTATCGGCCCGAGAACTGGCAGCACAGCCAACGCTGAGCCGCGGCTCGGCTCAGCCGCCCGTGGGCCAGATCATCGGCACGAGCACCACGGTGAGCGCGCCGATGATCGCGGTCAGCGGCAGGCCGAGACGGACGAAGTCGGTGAAGCGGTAGCCGCCGGGGCCGTAGACCATCAGATTGGTCTGGTAGCCGATCGGCGTGAGAAAGCTGGCCGAGGCGCCGATCACCACCGTGATCACATACGGCATGACGTTCTCGCCCGCGCCGTGGGCGAGCGATACGGCCACCGGAAACACGATCACGGCGGCGGCGTTGTTGGTGATCACTGCGCTGATCACCACCGTGGTGATAAACAGGGCGGCCAGCGTTGCGTGGGTGCCCTGGCCGGCCAGGTGCGTCAGGGCCTGCGCGAAGTCGGCGGCGAGCCCGGTGTTCTGCACTGCCTCGCCCATGCCGATGGCCGCGCCGATCGCCACCAGCAGCGACCAGTCGATCGCGCGCCGCGCCGCTTCCGCTGTGCTGCAACGCAAGGCCAGTACCGCGCCGGCACCGAGCAACGAGGCTTCCAGAATATCGATCAGCCCGAAGGCCACGCTGAGCACGATGGCCGCGAGCACCGCGATCGCGGTATAGGCCTTGTGGTGCTGCGGCGGGTGCGAGTTCTCGATCTGGCTGACCAGGAAGAAATCGCGCGAATGGCGCTGCTGGGCTACGAACGCTGGGCGCGCTTCAAGCAGCAACGTATCGCCGGGGCGCAGGACGATATCGCCGATCTTGGCCCGGACCCGCTCACCGTCGCGGGCCACGGCCAGCACCACCGCGTTATAGCGCGTACGGAAACCGCCGGCGCGGATGCTGGCACCGATCAGCGGGCAGCTCGGCGACACCACGGCTTCGATCAGCACCCGGGCGCGGCGCGGGCTGTCCAGCTTGAAGATCTGCTCGGTGGCCGGCATCAGGCCGCGGATGCGCTGCAGCTCGACCACCGAATCCACGATGCCGACGAACACCAGTCGGTCGTGTGCCGCCAGCGGCTGGCGCGGCGAGACTGCGGGCAGCAGCGCCCCGTCGCGCTCGATCTCGGCCAGAAACATGCCGGGCAGGTGGCGCAGGCCAGCCTGTTCGATGGTCTGGCCCGGCAACGGACCGTCGGCGGCCACGATCATCTCCACGCTGTATTCGCGCGGGTTGTCGAGTTGCGCGACGGGCGTGCGGCGGTCGGGAATCAGCCAGCGACTGGCGCCGATGATCAGCGCCAATCCGGCGAGCGCGATCGGCAGGCCGATCCAGGCCAATTCGAACATGCCGAGGCCGTGGCCGGTCTGGCGGATCAGCAGTGAATTCACTACTAGGTTGGTACTGGTGCCGATCAGCGTGCAGGTGCCGCCGAGAATCGCGGCAAAGCTCAGCGGCATGAGCAGTTGCGAGACCGGCAACTGATACTTGCGGGCCCAGTCGCCGATCACCGGAATCAGCGCGGCCACCACCGGCGTGTTGTTGAGAAATGCGCTCATCAGCGTAGTCGGCAGCATGATCTGCGCCTGGGCATGGCGGATCGAGCGCGGACGGCCGAGCAGGCGGCCGATGAGTAATTCGGTGGCCCCGGTATCGCGCAGCCCGGCGACCACGATGTACAACGCGGCAATGGTTACGACCCCGGGGTTGGAAAAACCCGACAAGGCGTGGGCCGGGGAGACGATGCCGAACACCAGCAGTACCACCAGGCCGGCCATGAGCACCAGATCGGCGCCCAGCGAACTGAGGGCGAGGGTGACCAGAACGGCGGTCAGCACAACGAGCGTGATCAGGGCATGGATCGACATCGAAACGGGAGCTGGCGGGCGACGTGCGGCATTGTACGATCCGGCGATACTCGCCGCCGACGGCTGTCGTTCGCATGAACCGGCCCCAGTGCGCGTGGTCGTCTCGGTCGGCTGTCCGGGTAGCCAACCCGGGCAGAGAGGTTATCCTAGGCACCCCACTCATCGTTGCCCGCATCCGACACCATGACCGATCGCGAAAAACGCCCGCTCTACATTCCCTACGCCGGCCCGACGCTGCTCGAAATGCCGCTTCTGAACAAGGGCAGCGCCTTCTCGGCCGATGAGCGGGTCGACTTCAATCTGATCGGTCTGCTACCGCAGAACGTCGAATCCATCGAGGAACAGGTCGAGCGCGCCTACCGGCAGTACAAGGCCTGCGACACGGCGCTCGACAAGCATATCTACCTGCGCGGCATTCAGGATGACAACGAGACCATGTTCTTCCGCCTGCTGGAGGAGCATCTCGAAGAGATGATGCCGATCATCTACACGCCGACCGTTGGCGAGGCCTGCGAGCAGTTCTCCGAGATCTATCGCAATCACCGCGGGCTGTTCATTTCCTACCCCGATCGCCATCGCATGGACGACATGCTGCGCAGTGCCACCAAGGACAACGTGCGCGTGATCGTGGTCACCGACGGCGAGCGCATTCTGGGCCTGGGCGATCAGGGCATCGGTGGCATGGGGATTCCGATCGGCAAGCTGTCGCTGTACACCGCCTGCGGCGGCGTGTCGCCGGCCTATACGCTGCCGGTGGTGCTGGATGTGGGCACCAACAACCAGCAGTTGCTGGACGATCCGATGTACATGGGCTGGCGCCACGAACGGATTTCCGACGAGGCCTACGCCGAGTTCGTGGATCTGTTCGTGCAGGCGGTCAAGCGCCGCTGGCCGAAGATTCTGCTGCAGTTCGAGGACTTCGCCCAGACCAACGCCAATCCGCTGCTCAAGCGCTATCGCGATGAGATCTGCTGCTTTAACGACGACATCCAGGGCACCGCGGCGATCTGCGTCGGCTCGCTGCTGGCCGCCTGCAAGGCGAAGCAGGAAAAGGTCTC is from Salinisphaera sp. LB1 and encodes:
- a CDS encoding mechanosensitive ion channel domain-containing protein gives rise to the protein MDPYRALCSRAGLMPAFLACALICLFALAPLVQADAAAPQSQNAAKSDSGQSVSLNQLANLLENDKTRKQLIHELRQAAKAESGAKGSASGPAATGRKQPVSKQSASFARRFAQITSSWSEAISAHIVGAWHTVVALAHKGNGKHSAGVFNASVFFGALLIFAEVVAATIVAFLVLRLVATVLFSGISRFATAGAKGRGLFRRAAGVLVGIAVDTAVVLAAGSAGYFVGLYAVGDHGSMGTRESLFINAFVLVELIKVAIRALFAERYDSLRLIQVDADVARWWSLRLRWFVGVVGYGLLVAVPIVNAQLSLFMGAVLTFLIMGAAYVYALKVIFANRRVLTERLIHKAETASIGFFAVLYRLFARLWVLIAVVYFSVLFFASQADPAGALPFMLSATAQSLVAAGIGIGLSGLLSRAIGHRITFPESLHDKLPLLEARVNSYVPAALKAVRVVILLIFAAVVANAWHVFDLNTWLTSSAGLTTISVTLKVAVILVAAALFWLVAASVIEHRLSPNTGGGAPSARQQTLLVLFRNALAVLIATFTIMITLSQIGVNIGPLIAGAGVFGLAIGFGAQKLVQDIITGVFIQLENAMNTGDVVSVGGVTGTAERLTIRSVSIRDIDGAYHIVPFSSASVVSNFMRDWAYFRTEYGIAYREDIDNAIYYLREAFEDLKSDPDVGPNILEDMTVPGVTALADSAVNIRIMIKTTPGTQWGVGRAFNRLVKIHFDRAGIEIPFPHQTLWFGEDRQGQAPAANVRVLEADADVDADDPNYRPKRRRRGDDAAPEETGDAPS
- a CDS encoding NAD-dependent malic enzyme, which gives rise to MTDREKRPLYIPYAGPTLLEMPLLNKGSAFSADERVDFNLIGLLPQNVESIEEQVERAYRQYKACDTALDKHIYLRGIQDDNETMFFRLLEEHLEEMMPIIYTPTVGEACEQFSEIYRNHRGLFISYPDRHRMDDMLRSATKDNVRVIVVTDGERILGLGDQGIGGMGIPIGKLSLYTACGGVSPAYTLPVVLDVGTNNQQLLDDPMYMGWRHERISDEAYAEFVDLFVQAVKRRWPKILLQFEDFAQTNANPLLKRYRDEICCFNDDIQGTAAICVGSLLAACKAKQEKVSDQRIVFVGAGSAGCGIAEQIIVAMVDEGLSDAEARQRIFMIDKSGLLTDDTDNLYNFQQKLAQKKADLSDWSGDLGDEALMTTVENAEPTVLIGVSGQRGLFSEKVIKQMHSQCKHPFVMPLSNPTSRVEATPEEILTWTDGDALVATGSPFDDVEINGRTIPIAQCNNAYIFPGVGLGVIAANAWKVTDEMLMAASRALAENSPLAHSDTGALLPALSDVRELSKAIAFAVAKQAQKDGVALSSSDEAIQASVERNFWFPRYRRYRRAAF
- the betA gene encoding choline dehydrogenase, with product MSNPKKQYDYVIVGAGSAGAVMAHRLSEDKNVSVLLVEAGPMDRSIYIHMPSAFAYPMNGDTYSWNYHTEADPHMDNRVMHCPRGRVLGGSSSINGMAYVRGNALDFEGWANDFGLEDWRYKDVLGYFRKAEDFDQGENDYHGAGGPLHVTTGPGRNPLYHAFIESGMAAGYPYTADMNGFQQEGVGPMFMTTKDGVRWSTANAYLRGGVMRRSNLTVMTRTYTRRILMDGKKAVGIEIDHLGTRSRVEAEREVLLCAGAINSPQILMLSGIGPVDQLRAHGITPVHENPNVGQNLQDHLEVYVQYECKEPITLYSAQSPAAMGKIGAQWLLTRKGLGATNHFESGGFIRSEPGVEYPNIQYHFLPMAVSYDGSAKATSHGFQAHVGPMRPESRGEVTLASSFYKAAPKILFNYMATERDRREMRDSIRLTREIIEQKPFDRYRGKEFGPGPEVQSDDEIDAWVRRMGESAYHPSGTCAMGHHDEAVVDGEGRVHGVESLRVVDASIMPRITTGNLNAPTIMIAEKIADAVRGRTPIVEDKAWYRPENWQHSQR
- the betB gene encoding betaine-aldehyde dehydrogenase encodes the protein MTASGERKLLWIDGAYVEAESGEFFETVNPATGESLAQVAKAGTADIDAAVAAARAALGPWKALNGVERGRILHRLSVLLREHRDELARLEMLDGGKPIAETPEADVDSGADCLEYFAGQASSIQGEYQEVDGGFFYTRPEPLGVVGAIGAWNYPLQIACWKSAPALAAGNTLVFKPSELTPLSALRLGELAKEAGLPDGVLNIVPGFGDAGQAMSNHRGIDKISLTGGADTGKKVMADAAGSLKTVSLELGGKSPLVIFDDADLDNAVSGALLANFFTQGEICTNGTRVFVHESVREAFLDKLVARVEKLRIGNPADADTDVGPMISPEHGRIVLDYIEAGKAGGAKLVIGGEQVAVDGCEYGVFIQPTVFDACSDDMKIVTEEIFGPVMSVLSFTDEAEVIERANHTEFGLAAGLFTRDLERAHRVIGELEAGICWINHYNITPIEMPFGGIKGSGIGKENSRRALEHYTRIKSVFVARGAVEAPY
- a CDS encoding DUF2254 domain-containing protein, which translates into the protein MRARVHEFWELARSSFWFLPSLMMLAGLILFAITLTIDELHPAGGVLQALFYSGGTTNATNLLQTLTGAMVAIATVVFSTMMVVLTLATSQFGHRLIRSFMRDRANQTVLGIFLATFVYCMLVFHMVGNDPENRFVPDVSLSVGFVLALFATCTLIYFTHHMAQLFAAPEVLETVGVEFDQAIDRMYPDHAGDDGMSAPELGHGTQDLLAHDGGYVQAIGIEALLEIAQRHDIVIESRVSYGDYVLPGGVLARLHGAGLDQDTAGHAAREYILGRSRMTDHDLLFALNQMAEIGVRALSPALNNPFTALDCVNRIGRSLAVLIARPMPTEVVTDPGGEMRLIIRVPNFHDLLDAAFMPIRNYGRTSVITMREMLRVIEKLAPLTRRDLERRALARHAETILEAAGHGLSESSDLERIRCCFFDTRRALARVGTIVPSEPADD
- a CDS encoding SLC13 family permease is translated as MSIHALITLVVLTAVLVTLALSSLGADLVLMAGLVVLLVFGIVSPAHALSGFSNPGVVTIAALYIVVAGLRDTGATELLIGRLLGRPRSIRHAQAQIMLPTTLMSAFLNNTPVVAALIPVIGDWARKYQLPVSQLLMPLSFAAILGGTCTLIGTSTNLVVNSLLIRQTGHGLGMFELAWIGLPIALAGLALIIGASRWLIPDRRTPVAQLDNPREYSVEMIVAADGPLPGQTIEQAGLRHLPGMFLAEIERDGALLPAVSPRQPLAAHDRLVFVGIVDSVVELQRIRGLMPATEQIFKLDSPRRARVLIEAVVSPSCPLIGASIRAGGFRTRYNAVVLAVARDGERVRAKIGDIVLRPGDTLLLEARPAFVAQQRHSRDFFLVSQIENSHPPQHHKAYTAIAVLAAIVLSVAFGLIDILEASLLGAGAVLALRCSTAEAARRAIDWSLLVAIGAAIGMGEAVQNTGLAADFAQALTHLAGQGTHATLAALFITTVVISAVITNNAAAVIVFPVAVSLAHGAGENVMPYVITVVIGASASFLTPIGYQTNLMVYGPGGYRFTDFVRLGLPLTAIIGALTVVLVPMIWPTGG